A region of Cucumis melo cultivar AY chromosome 2, USDA_Cmelo_AY_1.0, whole genome shotgun sequence DNA encodes the following proteins:
- the LOC103492307 gene encoding protein EFFECTOR OF TRANSCRIPTION 2, protein MVAELSQIRLKREDCKRTKHDSSFSKWEILVASSDWEDYSLGKEGAERYRIHNLPKVSGPGLYELGITVSSSGLGREIAKLDADCIVVVYLGEADNVRTRLQHYGRSGSHLGNGYLSVEDCKVVPLEKGPSLFQEMFSRGYSIVYRWAPMKNKRDAQMTEAQLLKTFDYAWNTSGNGARRHNDVIKKLEDIASQTTKSTFISRKLLPFRQKKMGIKIKTSKPIPIVNKPAEDAEERNNFFSRILSFSRSRPRLVDNTNDVNWADSNSCGVVIGHGEVCRKPPVEGRKRCAEHKGMKINGLLKNSSSRLNLQKPVNVGTTIYGEKDFSCSKSEIPNNTEECSVSNSFTNEGSSLPICGVVLYDGSPCRRPPVQGRKRCEEHKGKRICRSTLVTSKYKQTSPISKPESTVIARGTSSELSSSGLERMCGVDLGNGLYCTRQPVKGRVRCGEHKGMRTNKLILRLATSIKPDVSDTGSVN, encoded by the exons ATGGTCGCCGAGCTTTCTCAGATCAGGCTGAAGAGGGAAGACTGTAAACGCACCAAACACGATTCCAGTTTCTCCAAATGGGAG ATTCTTGTTGCCTCTTCTGATTGGGAAGACTATTCATTGGGGAAGGAAGGTGCAGAAAGGTACAGAATTCACAATCTTCCTAAAGTTTCAGGTCCTGGATTGTATGAGCTTGGCATTACTGTATCTAGCTCCGGTTTAGGTCGTGAGATAGCTAAACTAGACGCAGACTGTATAGTTGTCGTCTACCTTGGCGAAGCTGACAATGTGAGAACACGATTACAGCACTATGGTCGTTCGGGTTCTCATTTGGGCAATGGTTATTTGTCTGTTGAGGACTGTAAAGTTGTTCCTCTTGAAAAGGGACCTAGTTTATTTCAAGAAATGTTCTCAAGAGGGTACTCCATTGTGTATAGATGGGCTCCT ATGAAAAACAAGAGGGATGCTCAGATGACTGAAGCTCAACTGCTTAAAACATTTGACTATGCATGGAATACAAGTGGTAATGGTGCACGACGCCATAACGATGTAATAAAAAAACTTGAGGACATCGCTTCACAAACTACAAAATCTACCTTTATTTCGAGAAAGCTTCTGCCTTTTAGACAGAAGAAAATGGGCATCAAAATTAAAACAAGCAAGCCAATTCCAATAGTGAACAAACCAGCTGAAGATGCTGAGGAGAGGAACAATTTCTTTTCTCGCATTCTCAGTTTCAGCAGATCTCGGCCTAGACTAGTTGACAACACTAATGATGTTAATTGGGCAGATAGCAATAGTTGCGGAGTGGTCATAGGTCACGGTGAGGTTTGTAGGAAGCCCCCAGTTGAAGGAAGAAAGAGGTGTGCTGAACATAAAGGGATGAAGATTAATGGATTACTGAAGAACTCATCTAGCAGATTGAATTTACAAAAGCCCGTGAATGTAGGAACAACCATATATGGTGAAAAAGACTTCTCTTGTAGTAAATCTGAGATTCCCAATAACACAGAAGAATGCTCAGTTTCGAATTCATTTACCAATGAAGGGAGTTCTCTTCCAATTTGTGGAGTTGTTCTGTACGATGGCTCTCCATGTAGAAGACCCCCAGTTCAAGGACGGAAACGATGTGAAGAACACAAAGGGAAACGAATTTGTAGATCGACTTTAGTCACTTCCAAGTACAAGCAAACTTCACCCATATCAAAACCTGAGTCAACTGTGATAGCACGAGGCACTTCTTCAGAACTTTCTAGCTCAGGTCTTGAAAGAATGTGTGGTGTTGACTTAGGCAATGGACTCTACTGCACTAGGCAGCCAGTGAAAGGACGAGTTAGGTGTGGGGAACATAAAGGAATGAGAACTAATAAGTTGATTTTAAGGTTAGCCACAAGCATCAAACCGGATGTGTCCGATACCGGTTCCGTCAACTAG
- the LOC103492308 gene encoding inactive protein kinase SELMODRAFT_444075 yields MEEGHPDVAGKVVVVAIKATSKEVSKAALVWALTHVVQPGDHIKLLVVIPSHQSSKWVRGFSRLTSDCAIGHLRTHSGTFSDRKDDIVHSCSQMVHQLHGAYDSLKIKVRIKVLSGLVRGMVATEAKKAQSNWVILDKNLKDERKNCLEELQCNVVLMKKSQPKVLRLNLMESPKMNAREAWISSHELDVSQKCLKSYFDESIMFRAPDVTPDSTPDVESPFTVTDIGTSSISSSDVGSSSLFSGICGSLRNDSRTAVDGGRNMSGSEYDSESEKQTPSVSYFQRCMVDIMSSRRKFQQHAMEESQNAHHRPPAPTRQGLVKKMSTLSVEPSHDVAHQSTDISSSRNIRNTVSLSRKAPLGPPPLCSMCQHKAPAFGNPPRWFTYAELEVATSGFAQTNFLAEGGFGSVHRGILSDGQVVAVKQYKLASTQGDREFCSEVEVLSCAQHRNVVMLIGFCVEGGRRLLVYEYICNGSLDSHLYGRNREPLQWSARQKIAVGAARGLRYLHEECRVGCIVHRDIRPNNILLTHDFEPLVGDFGLARWQPDGDLAVETRILGRFGYLAPEYAQSGQITEKADTYSFGVVLLELVTGRKAIDLNRPKGQQCLTEWARNLLRKNAISELVDPSLRNCYSDEEVHRMLQCASLCIKRDPYVRPRMSQVLRVLEGDIVL; encoded by the exons ATGGAGGAAGGTCATCCAGACGTGGCTGGGAAAGTGGTTGTTGTCGCAATTAAAGCCACTTCGAAGGAAGTTTCTAAAGCTGCTCTCGTTTGGGCTTTGACGCATGTTGTTCAACCTGGAGATCATATTAAGCTCCTTGTGGTTATCCCTTCTCATCAATCAA GTAAATGGGTGCGGGGATTTTCTCGACTTACCAGTGATTGCGCGATCGGTCATTTGAGAACTCATTCGGGAACTTTTTCCGATCGGAAGGATGACATTGTGCATTCATGTTCTCAGATGGTGCATCAGCTTCATGGTGCATATGACTCACTGAAG ataaaagtcagaatcAAAGTTCTTTCCGGCTTGGTTCGGGGTATGGTGGCTACCGAAGCTAAGAAAGCTCAATCAAACTGGGTGATATTGGATAA GAATTTGAAAGATGAAAGGAAAAACTGTTTGGAAGAGCTGCAATGCAATGTTGTTCTTATGAAGAAATCTCAGCCGAAGGTTCTTCGTTTGAATTTGATGGAATCCCCTAAAATGAATGCTAGAGAAGCTTGGATATCGTCACATGAATTAGACGTTTCTCAGAAGTGCCTTAAAAGCTATTTCGATGAATCAATCATGTTTAGGGCTCCTGATGTGACTCCTGACAGTACTCCTGATGTAGAGTCTCCTTTTACCGTAACTGATATTGGAACATCATCAATATCGAGCTCGGATGTGGGCAGTTCGTCCTTGTTCTCTGGGATTTGTGGAAGCTTGAGAAATGATTCCAGAACAGCTGTCGATGGAGGGAGAAACATGTCTGGATCTGAATATGATTCTGAGAGTGAAAAGCAAACTCCCTCAGTTTCATATTTCCAGCGTTGTATGGTTGATATTATGAGTTCCCGGCGTAAATTCCAGCAACATGCAATGGAAGAATCACAAAATGCTCATCATAGACCTCCGGCTCCAACACGTCAAGGTCTGGTAAAAAAAATGTCAACTCTTTCTGTAGAACCTAGCCATGATGTGGCGCATCAGAGTACTGATATTAGCTCAAGCAGAAACATAAGGAACACGGTTTCGTTGTCCAGAAAAGCACCTCTAGGCCCTCCTCCTCTATGTTCTATGTGCCAACACAAGGCCCCTGCATTTGGGAATCCTCCTAGATGGTTCACTTATGCTGAACTTGAAGTCGCTACAAGTGGGTTTGCACAAACAAATTTTTTGGCTGAGGGTGGATTTGGATCTGTGCACCGAGGCATCTTATCAGATGGACAAGTTGTTGCTGTCAAGCAATATAAACTGGCTAGTACACAGGGAGATCGAGAATTTTGTTCAGAAGTTGAGGTCTTAAGTTGTGCCCAACATCGAAATGTTGTGATGCTTATTGGCTTTTGTGTGGAGGGTGGAAGAAGGTTACTTGTTTATGAATATATTTGCAATGGATCTCTTGATTCCCATCTTTATG GAAGAAATCGTGAACCATTGCAATGGTCGGCACGACAGAAGATTGCAGTCGGGGCTGCTCGAGGATTGAGATACCTTCACGAAGAATGTAGAGTGGGCTGTATTGTGCACCGTGATATCCGTCCAAACAATATCCTCCTTACTCATGATTTTGAGCCACTA GTTGGAGATTTTGGGCTGGCAAGGTGGCAACCGGATGGTGACCTAGCAGTAGAAACCAGAATCCTTGGGAGATTTGG CTACCTGGCTCCTGAGTATGCACAGAGTGGCCAAATCACAGAGAAAGCCGATACATACTCATTTGGCGTTGTCTTGCTGGAACTTGTGACTGGACGCAAAGCGATTGATTTAAATCGTCCCAAGGGCCAGCAATGcctcactgaatgg GCACGAAACCTGTTGAGGAAAAATGCGATCTCTGAACTAGTTGATCCATCTTTGAGGAACTGTTATTCAGATGAGGAAGTTCACCGCATGCTGCAATGTGCTTCCTTGTGCATAAAGCGTGATCCATACGTAAGACCGCGTATGTCTCAG GTGCTTCGGGTGTTGGAGGGCGACATCGTTCTGTAA